The following proteins are encoded in a genomic region of Aliiroseovarius sp. F47248L:
- a CDS encoding acetyl/propionyl/methylcrotonyl-CoA carboxylase subunit alpha produces the protein MFKKILIANRGEIACRVIKTARKMGIQTVAIYSDADKNALHVKMADEAVHIGPPPANQSYIVIDKVMKAIKDSGAEAVHPGYGFLSENSKFAEALAEAGVAFVGPPVGAIEAMGDKITSKKIAQEADVSTVPGYMGLIEDADEAVKISNEIGYPVMIKASAGGGGKGMRIAWNDAEAREGFQSSKNEAASSFGDDRIFIEKFVTQPRHIEIQVLCDSHGNGVYLGERECSIQRRNQKVVEEAPSPFLDEKTRKAMGEQAVALAQAVDYASAGTVEFIVDGDKNFYFLEMNTRLQVEHPVTELITGVDLVEQMIRVAAGEKLSISQKDVKLKGWAIENRLYAEDPYRGFLPSIGRLTRYRPPAETAAGPLLDNGKWQGDAPSGDIAVRNDTGVYEGGEISMYYDPMIAKLCTWGPTRDEAIEAMRVALDSFEVEGIGHNLPFLSAVMDHPIFIKGDMTTAFIEEQYPEGFEGVELGQDVLKRIAASAAAMHRVAEIRRTRITGRMDNHERKVGKHWVVTLQGVEFAVKIKADKKGSTVKFDDGSKLRVKSDWTPGDSLALLSVGGEPLVLKVDKITAGFRMRSRGADLKVHVRTPRQAELARLMPEKLPPDTSKMLLCPMPGLMVKVDVDAGQEVQEGQALCTIEAMKMENILRAEKKGIVTKINVAAGDSLAVDEVIMEFE, from the coding sequence ATGTTCAAGAAGATCCTGATTGCAAACCGGGGTGAAATCGCCTGCCGCGTGATCAAGACCGCCCGAAAGATGGGTATCCAGACGGTTGCCATCTATTCGGACGCTGACAAGAATGCGCTTCATGTAAAGATGGCGGACGAGGCGGTGCATATCGGCCCGCCGCCCGCTAACCAGTCCTACATCGTCATCGACAAGGTTATGAAGGCAATCAAGGATAGCGGTGCAGAAGCCGTGCATCCGGGATATGGTTTCCTTTCTGAGAACTCAAAATTTGCCGAGGCATTGGCTGAAGCAGGTGTCGCTTTTGTTGGACCGCCGGTTGGTGCGATTGAGGCAATGGGCGACAAGATCACGTCCAAGAAAATCGCGCAGGAAGCGGATGTTTCGACGGTGCCCGGTTACATGGGGCTTATCGAAGACGCAGACGAGGCCGTGAAAATATCGAACGAAATCGGCTATCCAGTGATGATCAAAGCCTCTGCGGGCGGCGGCGGCAAAGGCATGCGGATCGCGTGGAATGATGCCGAGGCTCGCGAAGGCTTCCAGTCGTCAAAGAACGAAGCTGCCAGTTCGTTTGGGGATGATCGAATCTTCATCGAAAAATTCGTAACCCAACCGCGACACATCGAAATCCAAGTTCTTTGCGACAGTCATGGAAATGGTGTGTATCTGGGCGAACGCGAATGCTCGATTCAGCGCCGCAATCAGAAGGTTGTTGAAGAAGCGCCAAGTCCGTTCCTTGATGAAAAGACCCGTAAGGCAATGGGCGAGCAAGCGGTCGCACTGGCACAAGCCGTGGATTATGCGTCTGCCGGGACGGTCGAGTTCATCGTCGATGGAGACAAGAATTTCTATTTCCTTGAGATGAACACCCGTTTGCAGGTGGAACATCCAGTGACCGAACTCATCACTGGGGTCGACTTGGTCGAACAGATGATCCGGGTTGCAGCTGGTGAGAAGCTGTCGATCAGCCAAAAGGATGTGAAGCTGAAAGGCTGGGCGATTGAAAACCGTCTTTATGCTGAGGATCCCTATCGGGGTTTCCTGCCATCCATAGGCCGTTTGACGCGCTATCGTCCGCCTGCTGAAACCGCAGCAGGTCCCTTGCTAGACAACGGCAAGTGGCAAGGTGATGCGCCGTCTGGTGACATCGCGGTGCGCAATGATACTGGCGTATACGAGGGTGGCGAGATCTCGATGTATTACGACCCGATGATCGCCAAGCTTTGCACTTGGGGCCCTACTCGGGACGAGGCGATCGAAGCTATGCGGGTTGCGCTGGACAGTTTTGAAGTCGAAGGTATTGGACACAACCTGCCGTTTTTGTCGGCTGTTATGGATCACCCGATTTTCATTAAGGGCGATATGACGACTGCCTTTATCGAGGAGCAATATCCCGAAGGGTTTGAGGGTGTCGAACTGGGGCAAGACGTGCTTAAGCGCATCGCCGCTTCTGCTGCCGCAATGCACCGGGTTGCCGAGATACGACGCACACGCATTACGGGCCGCATGGACAATCACGAGCGCAAAGTGGGCAAGCACTGGGTCGTGACACTCCAAGGAGTCGAATTTGCGGTCAAGATCAAGGCGGACAAGAAAGGGTCGACGGTCAAGTTCGACGATGGTTCAAAACTGCGCGTTAAATCTGATTGGACACCGGGTGATAGTCTAGCCCTTCTGAGTGTTGGTGGTGAGCCGCTTGTTCTGAAGGTGGACAAGATCACTGCGGGCTTCCGCATGCGGTCGCGTGGGGCTGATCTGAAGGTTCATGTGCGTACCCCTCGTCAGGCTGAACTGGCCCGTTTGATGCCTGAGAAGCTACCGCCTGATACCTCAAAAATGCTGTTGTGCCCGATGCCGGGTTTGATGGTCAAAGTTGATGTCGATGCTGGTCAGGAAGTGCAGGAAGGGCAGGCACTTTGCACCATCGAAGCCATGAAAATGGAGAACATCCTGCGCGCCGAGAAGAAAGGCATCGTGACCAAGATCAACGTGGCCGCGGGCGACAGCCTGGCGGTTGACGAAGTGATCATGGAGTTCGAATAG